A DNA window from Luteolibacter luteus contains the following coding sequences:
- a CDS encoding tetratricopeptide repeat protein, with protein sequence MRFRPLLVIPLVISLATAAAPKPENIPAFRDGLDAMSARLWEVAVTRFEAALATPELDAAGKQAILLRLIETRIRANDADEALKLLADPALAGNPGISFWKAQALASKGQLAEAVAALDEKSTGESAPHRREALFTRAALQQLLGDLSGALEALQILSKEKDPATVLEAKMEIASILLDQGKGAEALATLPPPNAKMTPLQAARAELLRGQAQLALNEHQAAAGIFSAMLKHGDEAFAAYRQEATVGLARAQLAAGNREAAIDGLIAFIELNRDSPKIGEAFPLLMECLPAHPATDDVILTRLDEWCRDAPPDTPIGLGTGSDSSAVWPSARPSADELETQALFHLAIGLRREGSAESKFRARQLLTRLRIDYPNHPLARRALLEISRWDLADGRKEQAEASLSALDEAEVAPAMRAEAFLSAATTAFDAGDFTLASGELEKAAALLDGEGQRQAWLNTAVTRLAAGDLPGFDTVSKAHGKDPRIEDDLALERTLFLTAKRDPAAMEDLDKFIIEHPQHPRIAEARLAAAHAALENSPPDPAFAKAQIESISEQQAATLPQGSLVLAKIRVAAVEKRWADAAQIADAYLKANPKDPQANEIRYEQGNARFKNGDFNQARLELEKLAMDAPDGRHAQAALLLAARSAALGATAQAKQESIVLFDKLIAANGELADAARLLKTEVLSPAEAAKELLPWFQGMKKDDPRRLIAGLHLGDALFNSAGTDNAPLEQALAIYEDLLANMAPNSSSRFEVEYLRGRVLEELPDSKDPSKKRLAEALDVYFSVLQDASKQAPANWKWVDLCGMRARGLLESAERWEAAIAVAEQHAKLASPRAQEAAERAKQLKLEHFHWEK encoded by the coding sequence ATGCGTTTTCGTCCGCTGCTTGTCATCCCGCTGGTGATTTCCCTCGCCACGGCGGCAGCTCCGAAGCCGGAAAACATCCCGGCCTTTCGCGATGGCCTCGACGCGATGTCGGCAAGGTTGTGGGAGGTGGCCGTGACCCGCTTCGAGGCAGCCTTGGCCACACCGGAACTAGACGCTGCGGGCAAGCAGGCGATCCTGCTCCGCCTGATCGAAACCCGGATCCGTGCCAATGATGCGGATGAAGCGCTGAAGCTGCTCGCGGATCCGGCACTGGCTGGCAATCCCGGGATTTCTTTTTGGAAAGCCCAAGCGCTTGCCTCGAAGGGACAACTCGCCGAAGCCGTCGCCGCGCTGGATGAGAAATCCACCGGAGAGAGTGCGCCTCATCGTCGCGAGGCGCTCTTCACCCGCGCCGCGCTTCAGCAACTACTGGGCGATCTGTCTGGTGCGCTCGAAGCGCTCCAGATTCTTTCGAAAGAAAAGGATCCCGCGACGGTACTGGAAGCCAAGATGGAGATCGCCTCCATCTTGCTCGACCAAGGCAAAGGGGCGGAAGCGCTCGCGACGCTGCCTCCGCCAAATGCAAAGATGACTCCGCTTCAGGCGGCACGCGCGGAATTGCTTCGGGGGCAGGCGCAGCTGGCCCTGAACGAACATCAGGCGGCCGCCGGGATTTTCTCCGCCATGCTGAAGCACGGCGACGAAGCCTTCGCCGCCTATCGCCAGGAAGCGACGGTGGGACTTGCGCGCGCGCAGCTCGCCGCAGGCAACCGCGAGGCAGCGATCGATGGACTGATCGCCTTCATCGAACTCAACCGCGACTCTCCAAAAATCGGCGAGGCTTTTCCGCTGCTGATGGAGTGTCTGCCGGCCCATCCCGCGACCGACGACGTGATCCTCACCCGTCTCGATGAATGGTGCCGGGACGCTCCTCCGGATACTCCCATCGGACTCGGTACGGGCAGCGATAGCAGCGCCGTGTGGCCGAGCGCCCGCCCCTCAGCGGACGAACTGGAAACGCAGGCGCTCTTCCATCTGGCCATAGGCCTGAGGCGGGAGGGTTCCGCGGAGTCGAAGTTCCGTGCCCGCCAGTTACTCACCCGCTTGCGAATCGACTATCCCAATCATCCGCTGGCACGCCGGGCCCTGCTGGAGATCAGCCGCTGGGACTTGGCCGATGGCCGGAAGGAACAGGCGGAGGCTTCGCTCTCCGCGCTTGATGAAGCGGAGGTCGCACCCGCCATGCGAGCCGAAGCCTTCCTTTCCGCCGCCACCACCGCCTTCGACGCGGGCGATTTCACCCTGGCCTCCGGAGAGCTTGAGAAAGCGGCCGCCTTGCTAGACGGCGAAGGCCAACGACAAGCATGGCTGAATACCGCAGTGACTCGGCTGGCAGCCGGGGATCTTCCGGGCTTCGATACCGTCTCAAAGGCCCATGGCAAGGACCCCCGGATCGAGGATGACCTCGCGCTCGAGCGCACTTTGTTCCTGACGGCAAAACGCGATCCTGCAGCGATGGAGGATCTGGACAAGTTCATCATCGAGCATCCACAGCATCCGCGGATCGCCGAAGCACGGCTGGCTGCAGCGCACGCCGCCTTGGAAAACAGCCCTCCGGACCCGGCCTTTGCGAAAGCCCAGATCGAAAGTATTTCCGAGCAACAGGCCGCCACGCTACCCCAAGGTTCCCTGGTCTTGGCAAAGATTCGCGTGGCCGCCGTAGAGAAACGTTGGGCGGATGCGGCACAAATCGCCGATGCTTATCTAAAGGCGAACCCGAAGGATCCGCAGGCCAACGAAATCCGCTACGAGCAGGGCAATGCCCGCTTCAAAAACGGCGACTTCAACCAAGCCCGCCTGGAACTTGAAAAGCTGGCCATGGACGCCCCCGATGGCCGCCATGCCCAAGCGGCCCTCTTGCTCGCCGCCCGCTCCGCGGCCTTGGGAGCGACCGCCCAAGCGAAACAAGAAAGCATCGTCCTTTTTGACAAGCTGATCGCAGCAAACGGCGAGTTGGCCGATGCGGCACGGCTCCTGAAGACCGAGGTGCTTAGCCCCGCGGAGGCGGCAAAGGAACTATTGCCGTGGTTTCAGGGGATGAAGAAAGACGACCCGCGCCGCTTGATCGCGGGGCTTCATCTGGGAGACGCCCTCTTCAACAGTGCTGGCACGGACAATGCCCCGCTGGAGCAGGCCCTCGCCATCTACGAGGATTTGCTGGCAAACATGGCGCCGAATTCCTCGAGCCGCTTTGAAGTGGAATATCTCCGAGGCCGGGTGCTCGAGGAGCTGCCCGATTCCAAGGACCCTTCCAAAAAGCGCTT
- a CDS encoding sigma-54-dependent transcriptional regulator: MADAPPEQTILLVDQDHDFLEWATKHLTANGLRILRCDNADNAVKVVEKTPVDLVVADIQLQPFDGLELLSRLRQSSPSTLVILTTGFPSTGQVIEATQRGAHDVMRKEALPFELRPVVESALQTADDRRSAEQPAAEMPSLDGRVKIIGVSRALQDVFKIVGRVARSDAPVLVTGESGTGKELVAKAIHEYSPRRQQELIAINCGAIPENLLESELFGHEKGSFTGAIARRAGRFEQADGGTLFLDEIGDMPLSVQVKLLRVLQDGTFSRVGSNETLSADVRIVTATNKTLSSEVAAGRFREDLYYRLNVVEIRLPPLRERAEDIPLLAEFFLQRITRKNGMARIRLSAEAISALQAHRWPGNVRELENTIARACALASSTVLLPADIPLAAAPGSEKGGVKQALGRLLDSVPAGENAIAWFARELAACSLERHDGDLKEAGAELGISASELRRILASTDAAKLAAIGGDE, from the coding sequence ATGGCTGACGCACCGCCGGAGCAAACGATTCTTCTAGTCGATCAGGACCACGACTTTCTGGAGTGGGCCACCAAACATTTGACCGCGAACGGACTCCGAATCCTGCGCTGCGATAATGCCGACAACGCCGTGAAAGTGGTCGAAAAGACCCCGGTGGACCTGGTGGTGGCGGACATCCAGCTCCAGCCCTTTGACGGGCTCGAGCTTCTTTCCCGCTTGCGACAGAGCTCACCGTCCACCCTCGTCATCCTCACCACCGGCTTCCCCAGCACGGGCCAAGTGATCGAGGCCACCCAGCGGGGTGCCCATGACGTGATGCGGAAGGAGGCCCTACCCTTCGAACTCCGCCCGGTGGTCGAAAGCGCTCTCCAGACCGCCGATGACCGGCGCTCTGCCGAGCAACCTGCCGCGGAAATGCCTAGCCTGGACGGCCGGGTGAAGATCATCGGCGTCTCCCGCGCTCTTCAGGATGTTTTCAAAATCGTCGGCCGGGTTGCCCGCTCCGACGCACCTGTTTTGGTCACCGGTGAAAGCGGCACCGGCAAGGAACTGGTCGCCAAGGCGATCCACGAATACTCGCCCCGCCGCCAGCAGGAGTTGATCGCGATCAATTGCGGTGCCATCCCGGAGAACCTCTTGGAAAGCGAGCTTTTCGGCCATGAAAAGGGATCTTTCACCGGTGCCATCGCTCGCCGGGCCGGTCGCTTCGAACAGGCCGATGGTGGCACGCTTTTCCTGGACGAAATCGGCGACATGCCGCTTTCCGTGCAGGTGAAGCTGCTCCGTGTATTGCAGGACGGCACCTTTTCCCGTGTCGGTTCGAACGAAACCCTGAGCGCGGACGTCCGGATCGTCACCGCGACCAACAAGACGCTTTCCTCCGAAGTCGCCGCAGGCCGCTTCCGGGAAGACCTTTACTATCGACTGAACGTGGTGGAAATCCGCCTGCCCCCTCTCCGGGAGCGCGCGGAGGACATTCCGCTGCTGGCCGAGTTTTTCCTCCAGCGGATCACCCGCAAGAATGGGATGGCCCGCATCCGCCTCTCCGCTGAGGCGATCTCTGCCCTTCAGGCTCACCGTTGGCCGGGCAACGTGCGCGAACTGGAAAACACGATCGCCCGCGCCTGCGCTCTCGCATCCTCCACGGTTCTCCTTCCGGCAGATATCCCGCTGGCTGCGGCTCCGGGATCGGAGAAGGGCGGCGTGAAACAGGCTCTCGGCCGCCTGCTGGATTCGGTCCCTGCCGGCGAAAATGCGATCGCTTGGTTCGCACGCGAGCTAGCCGCTTGCTCCTTGGAGCGCCACGATGGCGACCTGAAGGAAGCGGGCGCGGAGCTAGGCATCAGCGCCTCCGAGCTGCGCCGGATCCTCGCGAGTACCGATGCTGCGAAGCTCGCCGCGATTGGCGGAGACGAATGA